The Euphorbia lathyris chromosome 3, ddEupLath1.1, whole genome shotgun sequence genome contains a region encoding:
- the LOC136223751 gene encoding uncharacterized protein: protein MSKLGIRPMEGSVQRGTSASSQGGSERHRVKRKRIQKKRPYRAQRGTDASQGDMGGGGSKLHQVKRRRVKKERTSRVQSGRDTSKGKKDQHTEWIEGLNRIYKSLELEIAKVALEFYEKSQGAEFEMVELLYAKRSYLILPGSKGFESWAHVSFTAKPKNADGGEVPTKYFFGELLKDKVSREYSATYCSTFEPSDDPRFSHGCIFCSPGEKKFHPADGYLVGRKPCKVVESICHYMSMSSYLSEQD from the exons ATG TCGAAATTAGGGATCCGACCGATGGAAGGAAGTGTGCAAAGAGGAACCAGTGCTTCCTCACAAGGAGGCTCCGAGCGTCACAGAGTCAAGCGTAAGAGAATCCAGAAGAAGCGTCCCTATAG GGCGCAAAGAGGTACTGATGCCTCTCAAGGAGACATGGGTGGAGGAGGCTCCAAGCTTCACCAAGTCAAGCGTAGGAGAGTCAAGAAGGAGCGTACCTCTAg GGTGCAAAGTGGAAGAGATACCTCCAAAGGAAAGAAGGACCAACACACCGAATGGATTGAGGG ATTAAACAGAATCTACAAGTCTTTGGAACTTGAAATTGCAAAGGTAGCTTTGGAATTTTATGAAAAGAGTCAG GGTGCCGAGTTTGAAATGGTAGAATTATTGTATGCAAAACGTTCTTATTTAATTCTCCCCGGATCTAAGGGATTTGAGAGTTGGGCTCATGTCAGCTTCACTGCTAAACCCAAGAATGCTGATGGTGGTGAAGTCCCTACAAAATACTTTTTTGGTGAACTGTTGAAAGATAAGGTTTCACGGGAATATAGCGCCACTTACTGTTCGACATTTGAGCCTAGTGATGATCCTA GATTCAGCCATGGTTGTATATTTTGCTCGCCCGGTGAGAAGAAATTTCATCCTGCCGATGGATATCTTGTTGGTCGTAAGCCATGTAAAGTAGTGGAATCTATATGCCATTATATGTCTATGTCTAGTTATCTGTCGGAACAAGATTAG
- the LOC136224694 gene encoding uncharacterized protein: MSKLGIRPMEGSVQRGTSASSQGGSERHRVKRKRIQKKRPYRAQRGTDASQGDMGGGGSKLHQVKRRRVKKERTSRVQSGRDTSKGKKDQHTEWIEGLNRIYKSLELEIAKVALEFYEKSQGAEFEMVELLYAKRSYLILPGSKGFESWAHVSFTAKPKNADGGEVPTKYFFGELLKDKVSREYSATYCSTFEPSDDPGFSHGCIFCSPGEKKFHPADGYLVGRKPCKVVESICHYMSMSSYLSEQD, encoded by the exons ATG TCGAAATTAGGGATCCGACCGATGGAAGGAAGTGTGCAAAGAGGAACCAGTGCTTCCTCACAAGGAGGCTCCGAGCGTCACAGAGTCAAGCGTAAGAGAATCCAGAAGAAGCGTCCCTATAG GGCGCAAAGAGGTACTGATGCCTCTCAAGGAGACATGGGTGGAGGAGGCTCCAAGCTTCACCAAGTCAAGCGTAGGAGAGTCAAGAAGGAGCGTACCTCTAg GGTGCAAAGTGGAAGAGATACCTCCAAAGGAAAGAAGGACCAACACACCGAATGGATTGAGGG GTTAAACAGAATCTACAAGTCTTTGGAACTTGAAATTGCAAAGGTAGctctggaattttatgaaaaGAGTCAG GGTGCCGAGTTTGAAATGGTAGAATTATTGTATGCAAAACGTTCTTATTTAATTCTCCCCGGATCTAAGGGATTTGAGAGTTGGGCTCATGTCAGCTTCACTGCTAAACCCAAGAATGCTGATGGTGGTGAAGTCCCTACAAAATACTTTTTTGGTGAACTGTTGAAAGATAAGGTTTCACGGGAATATAGCGCCACTTACTGTTCGACATTTGAGCCTAGTGATGATCCTG GATTCAGCCATGGTTGTATATTTTGCTCGCCCGGTGAGAAGAAATTTCATCCTGCCGATGGATATCTTGTTGGTCGTAAGCCATGTAAAGTAGTGGAATCTATATGCCATTATATGTCTATGTCTAGTTATCTGTCGGAACAAGATTAG